One Bifidobacterium angulatum DSM 20098 = JCM 7096 DNA window includes the following coding sequences:
- a CDS encoding chloride channel protein — MAGMQTEPCGANAADDAKRQEPRFGRLPSLIIAVTVIGMLIGVAAGLLTLMLYAVEHAFLGYVEGDGQPGPFDVPAWRRAISVFVGLSIAAFAWWLLRTRTARVPSVKKAVNGERMPLWQTVVHVLLQIFIVGTGASIGREVAPRELGALFGQRFAYWIHLGPRDTRTLVAVTAAAGLAGVYNAPLAGTFFATEILLADISVEAVSLAFGCSALASWMASLVKGTHVFYAIGHVDGLFTSDLIGFAVVAGLVCGLFGSLFRRGSSWAESHRSSGMAILWALPLAGVLTGVVAIWVPQVMGNGRATAQLAFSSVAEWSAVALLLLSFAAKAVVTLLTIRAGASGGVLQPGIALGASMGASMGVCWMMVFHTHSMGVYALIGACALLAASQKAPLMAMCLVMELADAPLNLFVPVGCAVAVAGLVSSVLSPRLAAWHPCGKH, encoded by the coding sequence ATGGCAGGTATGCAGACGGAACCATGCGGCGCGAACGCCGCGGACGACGCCAAACGGCAGGAGCCCAGATTCGGCAGGCTGCCGTCGCTTATCATCGCGGTAACGGTGATCGGAATGCTTATCGGCGTGGCCGCGGGATTGCTCACCCTGATGCTGTATGCGGTGGAGCATGCGTTCCTGGGGTATGTCGAAGGCGATGGGCAGCCCGGTCCATTCGATGTTCCCGCATGGAGACGGGCGATATCCGTGTTCGTCGGTCTGTCCATTGCCGCATTCGCCTGGTGGCTGCTGCGCACGCGAACAGCCCGCGTGCCATCCGTGAAGAAGGCCGTGAACGGCGAGCGCATGCCGTTATGGCAGACGGTCGTACACGTGCTGTTGCAGATCTTCATCGTCGGCACCGGCGCTTCGATCGGTCGTGAGGTCGCCCCTCGTGAGCTGGGTGCGTTGTTCGGCCAGCGATTCGCATATTGGATTCATCTCGGCCCGCGTGACACCCGCACGCTGGTGGCCGTTACCGCAGCCGCGGGACTTGCCGGCGTATACAACGCGCCGTTGGCGGGCACGTTCTTCGCCACGGAGATTCTGCTGGCCGATATCAGCGTGGAGGCCGTGTCGCTTGCCTTCGGCTGTTCGGCGTTGGCTTCGTGGATGGCGTCGCTGGTCAAAGGCACGCATGTGTTTTATGCCATCGGGCATGTGGACGGTCTGTTCACCTCGGATCTGATCGGGTTCGCGGTGGTGGCTGGTCTGGTGTGCGGTCTGTTCGGTTCGCTGTTTCGGAGAGGATCGTCATGGGCCGAAAGTCATCGGTCTTCGGGCATGGCGATTCTGTGGGCACTGCCGTTGGCCGGCGTGCTGACCGGTGTGGTGGCGATTTGGGTACCGCAGGTCATGGGCAATGGGCGCGCTACGGCCCAATTGGCTTTTTCCAGCGTGGCCGAATGGTCGGCGGTCGCGCTGCTGCTGCTTTCGTTCGCGGCCAAGGCGGTGGTGACGTTGCTTACCATTCGTGCCGGTGCGTCGGGTGGCGTATTGCAGCCGGGCATCGCATTGGGTGCGTCGATGGGTGCGTCGATGGGCGTGTGCTGGATGATGGTGTTTCATACCCATTCGATGGGTGTGTATGCGTTGATCGGCGCGTGCGCGCTGCTCGCCGCATCGCAGAAGGCGCCGTTGATGGCCATGTGCCTGGTGATGGAGCTGGCCGATGCGCCGTTGAACCTGTTCGTTCCCGTAGGGTGCGCCGTGGCCGTGGCAGGCTTGGTAAGCTCCGTGCTGTCGCCTAGATTGGCGGCGTGGCATCCGTGCGGCAAGCATTAG
- a CDS encoding class I SAM-dependent methyltransferase — MNDETRAFVAAHRMENVRDLALHAKRGDAVNLPLALDQIAGWQTARTKLPDWAACDGVVYPPHLSMEQCSSQSTARYKAGVAKRIVGSDAAANGLLVDLTGGFGVDFSYMARVFGHATYVERQPVLCELAEHNMAALGVAHARIVNDEAEHFLQGMDQATLVFLDPARRDAHGARTYAIADCTPDVLALADALLAKAPHVMVKLSPMLDWHKTVEDFAGLVHEVHIVCAGDECKELLLVIGRDRCTSPHMYCVDDDRVIDYKIGSDERTGTASDAYDPADARFLYEPNASIMKAGCFALIEHRFGVHQIAPNSHLFTSIKPVAGFPGRSFAIDAVCTMNKRELRHALEGVGRANIATRNFPMSVAALRNKLKLKDGGNVYLFATTSSSGTHLLFRTSKTA; from the coding sequence ATGAATGATGAGACCCGTGCGTTCGTTGCGGCGCACCGTATGGAGAATGTTCGCGATCTGGCGCTGCATGCGAAGCGTGGTGACGCCGTTAATCTGCCTCTGGCGCTCGACCAGATCGCCGGATGGCAGACGGCCCGTACGAAGCTTCCCGACTGGGCGGCATGTGATGGCGTGGTTTACCCTCCGCACCTGTCGATGGAGCAATGCTCCTCGCAGTCCACGGCGCGGTACAAGGCCGGCGTCGCCAAGCGAATCGTCGGTTCCGATGCCGCCGCGAACGGCTTGTTGGTCGATCTGACCGGCGGGTTCGGCGTGGATTTCTCCTATATGGCACGCGTGTTCGGTCATGCGACGTATGTGGAGCGCCAACCTGTTCTGTGTGAGCTCGCCGAGCATAATATGGCCGCATTGGGTGTGGCGCACGCGCGGATCGTGAATGACGAGGCGGAGCATTTCCTTCAGGGAATGGATCAGGCCACACTGGTCTTTCTCGACCCGGCACGGCGTGATGCGCATGGCGCCCGCACCTATGCCATCGCCGATTGCACGCCCGACGTATTGGCGTTGGCGGATGCGCTGCTGGCAAAGGCGCCGCATGTCATGGTCAAGCTCTCCCCCATGCTGGACTGGCATAAGACCGTGGAGGATTTCGCCGGCTTGGTCCACGAGGTGCATATTGTCTGCGCTGGTGACGAATGCAAGGAACTGCTGCTGGTCATCGGCAGGGACCGTTGCACCTCCCCGCACATGTATTGCGTGGATGACGATCGCGTGATCGATTACAAGATCGGTTCAGACGAGAGGACCGGCACGGCAAGTGACGCATATGATCCAGCGGATGCACGGTTCCTGTATGAGCCGAACGCCTCGATCATGAAGGCGGGGTGCTTCGCCCTGATCGAACACAGATTCGGCGTGCACCAGATTGCGCCAAACAGTCACCTGTTCACCAGCATCAAGCCCGTGGCGGGTTTCCCGGGCCGGTCATTCGCCATCGACGCGGTATGCACAATGAACAAACGCGAACTGCGGCATGCGCTCGAAGGCGTAGGCAGGGCGAATATCGCCACCCGTAATTTTCCGATGTCCGTCGCAGCGTTGCGCAACAAACTCAAATTGAAGGACGGCGGCAACGTCTACCTGTTCGCCACCACGTCCTCTTCCGGCACCCATCTGCTGTTCCGCACCAGCAAAACGGCCTAG
- a CDS encoding Mbeg1-like protein — protein MGNMVDYVRTEMRTFAHKPFGAVDSLVLSELAYIRMPAAVPLFGSARSIATVPIWKLLQAEHYPEMFCTGSQYDASRHDLLVAVAESPRFRGLRVGEYAERFDEHTETQFAAVTFDLTDCDGIQPDADSARTMLYVAFRGTDNSLVGWKEDFNMSVRCPVPSQSQAVEYYRSVDERASNPFAAHPVRIAVGGHSKGGNLAVYTAMKTQSDHISRIFSHDGPGFMREVTRSHAFHAIEPRVEKTVPESSVIGMLMSTVSRYTIVETNVSGIMQHMGLNWRIENGEFVTKPELTPASRLLDRTLDAWMEQFTDQERACAVDQCYDIIASAGYPSFAELADHMGEALPTIAQAARKTDEATKTLILNILKAFPITAAKSLFEEWPAADGKENETV, from the coding sequence ATGGGAAACATGGTTGATTACGTACGAACGGAAATGCGCACATTCGCCCACAAGCCGTTCGGAGCGGTGGATTCGCTGGTGCTGTCCGAACTGGCCTATATCAGAATGCCGGCAGCGGTGCCATTGTTCGGCTCGGCCCGCAGCATAGCCACCGTGCCCATATGGAAACTGCTTCAGGCCGAACACTACCCGGAAATGTTCTGCACGGGATCCCAATATGATGCCAGCCGGCACGATCTGCTGGTCGCCGTAGCCGAAAGCCCCAGATTCCGCGGACTGCGGGTGGGAGAATACGCGGAACGATTCGACGAGCACACTGAAACGCAGTTCGCGGCAGTCACTTTCGACCTTACGGACTGCGACGGCATCCAGCCGGACGCCGACAGTGCGAGAACAATGCTGTATGTGGCGTTCCGCGGCACCGACAACTCACTGGTGGGCTGGAAAGAGGACTTCAACATGAGCGTACGATGCCCGGTCCCATCGCAAAGCCAGGCCGTGGAATACTACCGATCCGTCGACGAACGCGCATCGAACCCCTTCGCCGCGCATCCCGTGCGCATCGCAGTCGGAGGCCATTCCAAAGGCGGCAACCTCGCCGTGTACACAGCCATGAAAACCCAATCCGACCATATCTCGCGCATATTCTCCCACGACGGCCCCGGATTCATGCGCGAGGTCACACGCAGCCACGCCTTCCACGCCATCGAGCCACGCGTGGAGAAAACCGTTCCGGAATCCTCCGTCATCGGCATGCTCATGAGCACCGTGAGCCGATACACCATCGTCGAAACAAACGTCTCCGGCATCATGCAGCACATGGGGTTGAACTGGCGCATCGAAAACGGCGAATTCGTCACCAAACCCGAACTCACCCCCGCCTCACGCCTGCTCGACCGCACCCTGGACGCATGGATGGAACAATTCACCGATCAGGAACGCGCCTGCGCGGTCGACCAATGCTACGACATCATCGCCTCCGCAGGGTACCCGTCATTCGCCGAACTCGCCGACCATATGGGCGAGGCCCTGCCGACCATTGCACAAGCGGCCAGAAAAACCGACGAGGCGACGAAGACACTGATCCTCAACATCCTCAAAGCATTCCCCATCACGGCGGCAAAATCACTATTCGAAGAATGGCCGGCGGCAGACGGGAAGGAAAACGAGACGGTATGA
- a CDS encoding SixA phosphatase family protein, whose amino-acid sequence MASRISKTAKKAKQYDHVLLLMRHAKAEAMGEHGDYDRPLAPKGLKQAKKVAKGLRDMKLVPEIIDCSAALRARQTCGRLLKVFGDKTQVDYHQSLYDGGLQSVFDELAHAKGKTHVMMVLGHEPTISICGQWLASEESQADRVDLLNLGVQTAGVLVLGSNKPFDKWQLHDGDLLAVLSPADFE is encoded by the coding sequence ATGGCAAGCCGAATAAGCAAAACCGCAAAGAAAGCCAAGCAGTATGACCATGTGCTGCTGCTCATGCGCCATGCCAAGGCGGAAGCCATGGGAGAGCACGGCGACTATGACCGCCCGTTGGCGCCAAAAGGGCTGAAACAGGCTAAGAAAGTGGCCAAGGGGTTGCGCGATATGAAGCTTGTGCCCGAAATCATCGACTGTTCGGCGGCATTGCGTGCCCGGCAGACCTGCGGCAGGCTGCTGAAAGTGTTCGGCGACAAGACGCAAGTGGATTACCATCAGAGCCTGTACGACGGCGGCTTGCAGTCGGTGTTCGACGAGCTCGCCCACGCCAAGGGCAAGACGCACGTGATGATGGTGCTCGGCCATGAGCCGACGATATCGATCTGCGGCCAGTGGCTTGCCTCCGAGGAATCCCAAGCGGATCGGGTCGACCTGCTGAATCTTGGCGTGCAGACCGCCGGAGTGCTGGTGCTGGGCTCGAACAAGCCGTTCGACAAGTGGCAGTTGCACGACGGCGATTTGCTGGCGGTGCTCTCGCCCGCCGACTTTGAATAG
- a CDS encoding transporter substrate-binding domain-containing protein yields MVLALGLPGLAACGAGQADSSIIQPNGPLLTVGVASDEKGLGFWHEGAYEGLEADVARYVAQKLGYAKKQVVFKQVSPANRLQRLADGEVDMVVAGVPMPDSASYSGTKQIVASDDSAQYAGPYLTTPQSVLVRPRDVSAATGTAALRDWNVCTVAGSGASERLLAEQPRAHIHQRGSYSQCVTDLMTGTVRAVAGDAVVLAGLARAQARDVAVPAAKVSYGIVRYGIAVPQPSKTLAKNVADALSDMRSDGTLDKYAAQMSAETGWKE; encoded by the coding sequence ATGGTTCTGGCGTTGGGATTGCCGGGTTTGGCTGCCTGCGGTGCGGGGCAGGCCGATTCCTCCATCATCCAGCCGAATGGGCCGTTGCTTACCGTCGGCGTCGCCTCCGACGAAAAAGGGCTGGGCTTCTGGCATGAGGGCGCCTATGAGGGGCTTGAAGCGGATGTGGCCCGTTATGTTGCGCAGAAACTGGGATATGCGAAAAAACAGGTCGTGTTCAAGCAGGTGTCGCCGGCGAATCGCCTGCAGCGTCTTGCCGATGGCGAGGTGGATATGGTGGTGGCCGGTGTCCCCATGCCCGACAGCGCATCGTATTCCGGTACGAAGCAGATTGTCGCGTCGGATGATTCCGCGCAGTATGCGGGGCCATATCTGACGACTCCACAGAGCGTGCTGGTGCGACCGCGGGACGTTTCCGCTGCCACCGGCACCGCCGCGCTGCGAGACTGGAACGTGTGCACGGTAGCAGGCAGCGGCGCTAGCGAACGTTTGTTAGCCGAACAGCCTCGGGCACATATCCATCAGCGGGGATCGTACTCGCAGTGCGTCACCGATCTGATGACAGGCACGGTACGGGCCGTGGCCGGCGATGCCGTGGTCCTTGCGGGATTGGCGCGAGCGCAGGCCCGCGACGTTGCCGTGCCGGCGGCGAAGGTCTCATATGGAATCGTGCGGTATGGTATTGCGGTGCCGCAACCGTCGAAAACATTGGCCAAGAACGTGGCGGATGCACTGTCCGATATGCGTTCGGACGGAACACTGGACAAGTATGCGGCGCAGATGAGCGCCGAAACCGGATGGAAGGAGTGA
- a CDS encoding tRNA (adenine-N1)-methyltransferase: MRRGALQAGEKVQFCDRKGKKITEQLVPGGVTQTEHGLIVHDDVIGRTEGVVVTTVTAKRERTDAAKPWKAARAIGGWQYAVMRPRLADYVLSMPRGAQIMYPKDIAQVIQLGDIRKGHRVLESGAGSGAMSVNLLDAVGETGSLTTIELRADFARVAEANATLYYGERPQWWDLQVGDFDSVAATLQEHSYDRIMLDMLDPWNRLEQAYRVIAPGGVLVCYVTTTTQMSRLAEALRESGVWTEPDIQETLERSWKAQGLAVRPDHQMIGHTGFLIVSRAMAEGFQALKKRDRATKDTVTDIDDLTPQEREAQLEDLQLRDISDRKLRKVLRDLDRQLGEIDGR; encoded by the coding sequence ATGCGACGTGGAGCTTTGCAAGCGGGGGAGAAGGTGCAATTCTGCGACCGCAAGGGCAAGAAGATCACCGAACAGCTGGTGCCTGGCGGCGTTACGCAGACCGAACACGGTCTGATCGTGCATGATGACGTGATCGGGCGGACCGAAGGCGTGGTCGTCACCACCGTCACCGCCAAACGGGAACGCACCGATGCCGCAAAGCCCTGGAAGGCCGCTCGGGCCATCGGAGGATGGCAGTATGCGGTCATGCGGCCGAGGCTGGCCGATTATGTGCTGTCCATGCCGCGCGGCGCGCAGATCATGTATCCGAAGGACATCGCGCAGGTCATCCAACTCGGCGATATCCGCAAAGGGCATCGTGTGCTGGAATCCGGCGCGGGGTCCGGAGCCATGAGCGTGAATCTGCTGGACGCCGTCGGCGAGACCGGATCGCTGACCACCATCGAGCTGCGTGCCGATTTCGCGCGCGTAGCCGAAGCGAACGCCACGCTCTACTATGGCGAGCGCCCGCAGTGGTGGGATCTTCAGGTCGGCGATTTCGACAGTGTGGCAGCCACCTTGCAGGAGCATTCCTACGACCGCATCATGCTGGACATGCTTGACCCGTGGAACCGACTGGAACAGGCGTACCGTGTCATCGCGCCAGGCGGCGTGCTCGTATGTTATGTCACCACCACTACGCAGATGAGCAGACTTGCCGAAGCGTTGCGCGAATCCGGCGTATGGACCGAGCCCGACATCCAGGAGACGCTTGAGCGCAGCTGGAAGGCGCAGGGGCTCGCGGTCCGGCCGGATCACCAGATGATCGGGCACACCGGCTTCCTGATCGTTTCTCGCGCCATGGCGGAGGGCTTCCAGGCGTTGAAGAAGCGCGATCGCGCCACCAAGGACACAGTCACCGACATCGACGACCTGACCCCGCAGGAGCGCGAGGCACAGCTGGAGGATCTGCAGCTGCGCGACATCTCCGATCGCAAGCTGCGTAAGGTACTGCGCGACCTTGACCGCCAATTGGGTGAGATTGACGGTCGATAG
- a CDS encoding pyridoxamine 5'-phosphate oxidase family protein — translation MATITPEMREFIEHNLGWVATVSPQGQVDLGPKMSTFVIDDNHIGYHERTAGQIMSDLRNGSPLVIAFANLEERKGYRFRGIVTLHDNDALYEEQVRVAEARGTKKPAVIPVLEVTEIQDLTPGATAGTTISKD, via the coding sequence ATGGCAACCATCACTCCGGAAATGAGGGAATTCATCGAGCACAACCTCGGCTGGGTCGCCACCGTCTCGCCGCAAGGCCAGGTGGATTTGGGGCCGAAAATGTCCACGTTCGTCATAGATGACAACCACATCGGGTATCACGAACGCACCGCCGGGCAGATCATGAGCGACCTGCGCAACGGTTCGCCGCTGGTCATCGCCTTCGCGAATCTGGAGGAACGCAAGGGGTACCGTTTCCGTGGCATCGTCACCCTGCACGATAACGACGCGCTTTACGAGGAGCAGGTGCGTGTGGCCGAAGCCAGGGGAACGAAGAAGCCGGCCGTCATTCCGGTGCTTGAAGTCACCGAGATCCAGGATCTGACTCCGGGTGCCACCGCAGGCACGACCATCAGCAAAGACTGA
- a CDS encoding magnesium transporter CorA family protein, producing MLRMFSTINGQVERVEKPESGSWLCLSEPTDAELASVASETGIDLADLRAPLDDEERSRVDVEDDYTMIIVDIPTVEERGGRDWYETIPLSIIVTETLIVTVCMQDTPVLHPFMEGTIRGFNTFMRSRFILQILYRNATMYLRYLRIIDRESDKLELKLRHSMHNREIMMLMELSKTLVYFTTSLKSNEIVMEKLTTLQRIKQYQDDEDLLDDVITENKQAIEMANIYSGVLANMTDAFASIVSNNMNNVMRIFTIISITLSVPTLIFSMYGMNFQEGMLGMPFTDKPWGFALVVLLSVVLSALVTWFLTRSRNFR from the coding sequence ATGTTGAGGATGTTCAGCACCATTAACGGCCAAGTGGAGCGTGTAGAGAAACCGGAAAGCGGCTCATGGCTATGCCTGAGCGAACCCACGGACGCTGAGCTGGCATCCGTCGCCTCCGAAACCGGCATCGACCTCGCCGACCTGCGCGCCCCCCTGGATGACGAGGAACGCTCGCGCGTGGACGTCGAAGACGACTACACGATGATCATCGTCGACATCCCCACCGTCGAAGAACGCGGCGGACGAGACTGGTATGAAACCATCCCGTTGTCGATCATCGTCACCGAAACCCTCATCGTCACCGTCTGCATGCAGGACACCCCGGTGCTGCACCCCTTCATGGAAGGCACGATCCGCGGATTCAACACCTTCATGCGCTCGCGGTTCATTCTGCAGATCCTGTACCGCAATGCCACCATGTATCTGCGTTATCTGCGCATCATCGACCGCGAGAGCGACAAGCTCGAACTCAAGCTGCGCCATTCGATGCACAACCGCGAGATCATGATGCTGATGGAACTGAGCAAGACCTTGGTGTACTTCACCACATCGCTCAAATCGAACGAAATCGTGATGGAAAAGCTCACCACTCTGCAGCGCATCAAACAGTATCAGGACGACGAGGATCTGCTTGACGACGTCATTACGGAAAACAAGCAGGCCATTGAGATGGCCAACATCTACAGCGGCGTTCTTGCGAACATGACCGACGCCTTCGCGTCGATCGTGTCGAACAACATGAACAATGTGATGCGCATTTTCACCATCATCTCGATCACGCTTTCCGTGCCGACGCTGATCTTCTCCATGTACGGCATGAACTTCCAGGAGGGTATGCTCGGCATGCCGTTCACCGACAAGCCCTGGGGATTCGCATTGGTCGTGCTGCTGTCCGTCGTACTGTCCGCATTGGTCACATGGTTCCTGACCCGTTCGCGTAACTTCAGGTAG
- a CDS encoding alpha-galactosidase, whose amino-acid sequence MQATQTAHGAAIIVNEQNRQFHLTNGRISYIIKADEQGTLLSLYFGKAVPDREDFGYLIELAHRPTSTCRIDGDLHYSLEHLRQEYPEYGTGDYRTPAIAVCQPNGSDMVDLTYDGYHVSQGKPKLEGLPATYVDNEDDAATLSIDLVDRLIGLSVTLNYTVFADKPAVARSVVIGNNGADALSVERAMSLSLDLPDSDYDMTEFTGAWSRERHPHTQHLHYGTQQIESLRNASGHFANPVAAFARPGASEDHGEVIGLAFEYSGNFDLHAEVDTYDVTRLQLGINERGFAWHLEPGETFQTPEALIAYSDEGYDGMSRAFHRLVLDNIVRGAWKRRERPILINNWEATYFDFDEDKLVDIARTAKQAGVELFVLDDGWFGARNNDTAGLGDWTPNPARLPQGLAGLSKRINDLGLKFGLWFEPEMVNKDSDLYRAHPDWAVHTPGRHMNHGRNEFLLNFANKDVVDNIYGQMSRLLDEANIAYIKWDMNRFVSEGYDVTRGAEHQGEAYHRYILGVYDLLERLLQRFPDLIIEGCASGGGRFDMGMLYYTPQIWCSDDTDAIERLKIQYGTSYFYPLSAMGAHVSVVPNHQANRITPIETRANVAMFGTFGYELDLNTLSEEEFGKVRSQIEFFKRYREIIHTGDFHRLVSPDGNEQAAWMVVSRDRKTAIVGDYRILLTPNSRYMRLHLRGLDENAQYRVSCTGASSIDGAAFTGAELMRIGMVSSDGSYGEMGDSEPLGKASDFSSRLFVLTAE is encoded by the coding sequence ATGCAAGCCACGCAGACCGCTCACGGGGCGGCGATCATCGTCAACGAACAGAACCGACAATTCCATCTGACCAACGGTCGCATCAGTTACATCATCAAGGCGGACGAACAGGGGACGCTGCTCAGCCTGTACTTCGGCAAAGCCGTGCCCGACCGCGAGGACTTCGGCTACCTGATCGAACTCGCCCACAGACCCACATCGACCTGCCGCATCGACGGCGACCTGCATTATTCGCTTGAGCATCTTCGCCAGGAATACCCCGAATACGGCACCGGCGACTACCGCACGCCGGCCATCGCCGTATGCCAACCCAACGGATCCGACATGGTCGACCTGACCTACGACGGCTACCATGTGAGCCAAGGCAAGCCGAAGCTCGAAGGATTGCCGGCCACCTACGTGGACAACGAAGACGATGCGGCGACATTAAGCATCGATCTTGTCGACAGACTCATCGGCCTGAGCGTCACACTGAACTACACGGTGTTCGCCGACAAGCCCGCAGTGGCGCGCAGCGTCGTCATCGGCAACAACGGCGCCGACGCGTTGAGTGTGGAACGAGCCATGAGCCTGAGCCTCGACCTGCCCGACAGCGACTACGACATGACCGAATTCACCGGAGCCTGGTCCAGGGAACGTCACCCGCACACCCAGCATCTGCATTACGGCACGCAGCAGATCGAATCATTGCGCAACGCCAGCGGGCATTTCGCCAATCCCGTCGCGGCATTCGCCAGGCCAGGAGCCAGCGAAGACCATGGCGAGGTCATTGGCCTGGCATTCGAATACTCCGGCAACTTCGACCTGCATGCCGAAGTGGACACCTACGACGTCACACGCCTGCAGCTCGGCATCAACGAACGCGGTTTCGCATGGCATCTTGAACCGGGGGAGACCTTCCAGACCCCTGAGGCGCTTATCGCCTATTCGGATGAGGGCTACGACGGCATGAGCCGCGCATTCCACCGCCTGGTGCTGGACAATATCGTGCGAGGAGCGTGGAAGCGGCGCGAACGCCCGATCCTGATCAACAACTGGGAGGCCACCTACTTCGATTTCGACGAAGACAAGCTCGTCGACATCGCACGCACGGCCAAACAGGCCGGCGTGGAACTGTTCGTGCTCGACGACGGCTGGTTCGGAGCGCGCAACAACGACACCGCGGGTCTTGGCGATTGGACGCCGAACCCGGCAAGGCTGCCGCAGGGGCTTGCCGGACTGTCGAAGAGAATCAACGATCTTGGCCTGAAATTCGGCCTATGGTTCGAACCGGAGATGGTGAACAAGGATTCCGACCTGTACCGTGCGCACCCGGACTGGGCGGTCCACACACCCGGCCGTCATATGAACCACGGCCGCAACGAGTTCCTTCTGAACTTCGCGAACAAGGACGTGGTCGACAACATCTACGGGCAGATGAGCCGACTGCTCGACGAGGCGAACATCGCATACATCAAATGGGATATGAACCGGTTCGTCTCCGAAGGCTACGATGTGACGCGCGGCGCCGAACACCAGGGCGAGGCGTACCATCGTTATATTCTGGGCGTCTACGATCTGCTCGAACGGCTGCTGCAGCGCTTCCCGGATCTCATCATCGAAGGATGCGCCTCGGGCGGCGGCCGCTTCGACATGGGCATGCTGTACTACACGCCGCAGATCTGGTGCTCGGACGACACCGACGCCATCGAACGCCTCAAAATCCAGTATGGCACCAGCTACTTCTACCCACTGTCCGCCATGGGCGCACACGTATCCGTCGTGCCCAACCATCAGGCGAACCGCATCACACCGATCGAGACCCGTGCGAACGTAGCCATGTTCGGCACCTTCGGCTATGAGCTCGACCTCAACACCCTCAGCGAGGAGGAGTTCGGCAAGGTACGCAGCCAGATCGAATTCTTCAAACGCTACCGCGAGATCATCCATACAGGCGACTTCCACCGTCTCGTCTCGCCGGATGGCAACGAGCAGGCCGCATGGATGGTGGTCTCCCGCGACCGTAAAACCGCCATCGTGGGGGACTACCGCATCCTGCTCACCCCGAACAGCAGGTATATGAGGCTGCATCTGCGTGGCCTTGACGAGAATGCGCAATACCGGGTCTCCTGCACCGGGGCATCCTCCATCGACGGCGCAGCATTCACCGGAGCCGAGCTGATGCGTATCGGCATGGTCAGTTCCGACGGCTCATACGGCGAAATGGGCGATAGCGAACCGCTCGGCAAGGCCAGCGACTTCTCGTCCAGATTGTTCGTGCTCACCGCCGAATAA